The following proteins come from a genomic window of Paenibacillus sp. CAA11:
- a CDS encoding aminotransferase class I/II-fold pyridoxal phosphate-dependent enzyme: protein MAEDKLRIESRLAQIGSVSEPVTGAINYPIYQATAFRHPRLGQSTGFDYARTKSPTRTILEEAAAELESGDAGFACSSGMAALQIVFTLFASGDHLIVSLDLYGGTYRLLERILSKYGVTASYVDTNDLEALEASRQPNTKAVFIETPTNPLMMITDIAAVSAWAKKHGLLTIVDNTLLTPFFQRPLELGADIVVHSATKYLGGHNDVLAGLIVTKGKELSEEIFFLHNSIGSVLSPTDSYQLMRGMKTLALRMERHQTNALAVSNYLKTHPQIDKVYYPGLPEHPGHQVQSKQSSGNTGIFSFKVTDARYVEPILRNLKLIAFAESLGGVESLMTYPSVQTHADIPLEIREAIGVDDRLLRFSVGIEHSDDIIADLGQALEAARIEVEQGGCAHG from the coding sequence ATGGCAGAGGACAAACTTCGTATAGAGAGCAGATTGGCACAAATCGGTTCGGTCAGTGAGCCTGTTACAGGAGCGATAAATTATCCGATTTATCAGGCAACGGCGTTCAGGCATCCAAGACTAGGGCAGAGCACTGGCTTTGATTATGCTAGGACGAAGAGTCCTACGCGTACTATTCTGGAGGAGGCGGCCGCCGAGCTAGAATCGGGTGATGCAGGCTTTGCCTGCAGCTCAGGGATGGCTGCTTTGCAGATCGTCTTTACCTTATTCGCCTCGGGAGATCATCTGATTGTCTCACTGGATCTGTATGGGGGGACCTATCGCTTGCTGGAGAGAATTCTCTCGAAGTATGGAGTTACTGCTTCTTATGTGGATACGAATGATTTGGAGGCACTTGAAGCATCAAGACAGCCGAATACCAAGGCAGTATTCATAGAAACGCCGACCAATCCGCTTATGATGATCACAGATATAGCGGCAGTAAGCGCTTGGGCCAAGAAGCATGGGTTACTTACAATTGTAGATAACACCTTGCTTACTCCATTCTTTCAACGTCCGCTAGAGCTTGGAGCCGACATTGTTGTGCACAGTGCTACCAAGTATTTAGGCGGTCATAATGATGTGCTGGCAGGACTTATTGTCACCAAAGGCAAAGAGCTGTCGGAGGAGATTTTCTTCCTTCATAATTCTATCGGCTCGGTACTGAGTCCAACCGACAGCTACCAGCTAATGCGGGGAATGAAGACATTAGCTTTACGCATGGAGCGCCACCAGACTAACGCGCTTGCGGTATCGAATTATCTTAAGACACATCCGCAAATTGACAAAGTGTATTATCCGGGGCTGCCGGAGCATCCAGGCCACCAAGTTCAGAGCAAGCAGTCCTCCGGCAATACGGGAATCTTCTCCTTCAAGGTGACAGATGCCCGTTATGTCGAACCGATTTTGCGCAATTTGAAGCTGATCGCCTTTGCGGAGAGCTTGGGCGGGGTTGAATCGCTGATGACTTATCCTTCGGTACAGACGCATGCGGATATTCCTCTGGAGATTCGAGAGGCGATCGGGGTGGATGACCGGCTGCTGCGCTTCTCGGTAGGGATTGAGCATTCGGATGATATCATCGCTGATTTGGGTCAGGCGCTTGAGGCGGCTCGAATTGAAGTGGAACAAGGAGGCTGTGCTCATGGCTAA
- a CDS encoding trans-sulfuration enzyme family protein, giving the protein MAKSIQEALDPLNVRNTKLDTKLLHFGAEVDQATGASSVPLYQASTFHHADIFNPPQYDYSRSGNPTRQALEDYIALLEGGAAGYAFPSGMAAISTAFMLFSAGDHLIVTEDVYGGTYRLLTGILGRLGIEASFVDMSRPDVVKAALRPNTKAVYMETPSNPTLKITDIAGISAWCKQQGLLSIVDNTFMTPYYQRPIELGADIVLHSATKFLGGHSDVLAGLAVTATKELGSELKYLQNGLGSVLGVQDCWLLMRGMKTLGARMTHSEISSRRIAEWLEGRSDIQAVYYPGLSSHPDREIHAKQATGYGAVVSFDVGSGERAKKVLNQVKLPLVAVSLGAVESILSYPAMMSHAAMPAEVRAERGITDGLLRFSVGLEDVEDLMADLDQALDQE; this is encoded by the coding sequence ATGGCTAAATCAATTCAAGAAGCTCTTGATCCGCTGAACGTACGGAATACGAAGCTGGATACCAAGCTGCTTCACTTTGGTGCTGAGGTGGATCAGGCTACAGGGGCCTCCAGCGTTCCGCTCTATCAAGCTTCAACCTTTCACCATGCGGATATTTTTAACCCGCCGCAATATGATTATTCCCGCTCAGGGAATCCAACCCGGCAGGCCTTGGAGGATTATATCGCCCTGCTTGAGGGCGGTGCCGCCGGATATGCCTTTCCAAGCGGAATGGCAGCCATTTCCACAGCGTTCATGCTATTCTCGGCCGGGGATCATCTGATCGTAACAGAGGATGTATATGGAGGTACATATCGGCTGCTGACAGGTATTCTAGGGCGGCTTGGAATTGAAGCTTCATTCGTTGACATGAGCCGGCCAGATGTTGTCAAGGCAGCCTTGAGACCCAACACTAAGGCGGTCTATATGGAGACCCCATCCAACCCGACATTGAAAATTACGGATATTGCCGGAATTTCAGCATGGTGTAAGCAGCAGGGGCTGCTGAGCATCGTCGATAACACATTTATGACACCTTACTACCAAAGACCGATCGAGTTAGGTGCAGATATTGTACTTCACAGCGCGACCAAATTTTTAGGCGGTCACAGCGATGTCCTGGCCGGGCTGGCAGTAACTGCAACGAAGGAGCTGGGCTCCGAGTTAAAGTATTTACAGAATGGGCTTGGCAGCGTACTGGGCGTGCAGGATTGCTGGCTGCTGATGCGAGGGATGAAGACCCTTGGAGCAAGAATGACGCATAGTGAAATCAGCTCCCGCCGCATAGCCGAGTGGTTGGAAGGTCGATCTGATATTCAGGCTGTTTATTACCCCGGGCTTTCCAGCCATCCGGACAGGGAAATTCATGCGAAGCAAGCCACAGGGTATGGTGCGGTAGTTTCCTTCGATGTCGGGTCTGGAGAACGCGCTAAGAAAGTTCTTAACCAGGTTAAGCTTCCACTTGTTGCCGTCAGTCTTGGCGCCGTGGAGAGCATCCTGTCCTACCCGGCTATGATGTCCCATGCAGCCATGCCTGCAGAGGTGAGAGCGGAGAGGGGCATCACGGACGGACTGCTGCGTTTCTCGGTAGGTTTGGAGGATGTGGAGGATTTGATGGCCGATTTGGATCAAGCGTTGGACCAGGAGTAA
- the mqnC gene encoding cyclic dehypoxanthinyl futalosine synthase, whose protein sequence is MVAIDSILDKALRGERLNLEDTIALFESDEIEKMGHTANILMQRKNPDPITTFVIGRNINYTNVCDVYCRFCAFYRRPGSDEGYVLPDEVIFQKIQETIDVGGTEILMQGGTNPNLPFSYYTDLLRNIKKRFPDITMHSFSPAEIQKMKVVSDGLSLEEVVRQIHEAGLDSLPGGGAEILDDRTRRKISRLKGSWTDWMDVMKTAHRIGMNTTATMVIGLGESMEERALHLQRVRDAQDECIQNGYDSEGFLAFIPWTFQPDNTNLKQERQTPEAYLKTVAISRIVLDNIKHLQSSWVTMGPEVGKLSLQYGCDDFGSTMIEENVVSSAGATHKVNIESILTLIREAGKTPAQRNTKYEILRVFDDADVKVDHDFIMQN, encoded by the coding sequence GTGGTAGCTATTGATTCTATATTAGATAAAGCGCTCAGAGGAGAACGCTTGAACTTGGAAGATACGATCGCCTTGTTCGAATCCGATGAAATAGAGAAGATGGGCCATACGGCAAATATCTTGATGCAAAGAAAGAATCCGGATCCGATCACAACCTTTGTGATCGGACGTAATATCAACTACACCAATGTTTGTGACGTGTATTGCCGCTTCTGTGCATTCTATCGCAGACCAGGGTCTGATGAAGGATATGTGCTTCCAGATGAGGTGATCTTCCAGAAAATTCAGGAGACCATTGATGTGGGCGGTACGGAAATCTTAATGCAGGGCGGTACGAACCCTAACCTGCCATTCAGCTACTATACAGATTTACTGCGCAACATTAAGAAGAGATTTCCGGACATTACGATGCACTCGTTCTCACCAGCCGAGATTCAGAAGATGAAGGTAGTGTCGGATGGACTTTCGCTGGAAGAGGTAGTTCGGCAAATTCACGAGGCAGGTCTTGACTCTCTGCCAGGCGGCGGAGCGGAGATTCTGGATGACCGTACGCGCCGGAAGATCAGCCGCCTCAAAGGCTCCTGGACTGATTGGATGGATGTTATGAAGACAGCGCACCGGATCGGTATGAATACGACGGCTACCATGGTTATCGGGCTAGGAGAATCCATGGAGGAGCGTGCACTTCACTTACAGCGTGTTCGCGATGCACAAGATGAATGCATTCAGAACGGATACGATTCCGAGGGCTTCCTGGCGTTCATTCCGTGGACGTTCCAGCCGGATAATACGAATTTGAAGCAGGAGCGGCAAACTCCTGAGGCATATTTGAAGACTGTGGCGATCAGCCGTATTGTGCTGGACAACATCAAGCACCTCCAATCCTCTTGGGTAACTATGGGGCCAGAGGTTGGCAAGCTCTCCTTACAGTATGGCTGCGATGATTTCGGAAGCACAATGATTGAGGAGAACGTCGTGTCCTCTGCTGGAGCAACGCATAAGGTTAACATTGAATCCATCCTTACACTGATCCGTGAAGCAGGCAAAACTCCTGCACAGCGTAATACGAAATATGAAATTTTGCGTGTATTTGATGATGCCGATGTTAAGGTTGACCATGATTTCATCATGCAGAATTAA
- a CDS encoding putative sporulation protein YtxC, with translation MELFVITSSVESEQAAERFCLRFRALGNLNQTRSVFQITFKVEAERVTVICEGDESVSLSGRALLALKARAADAVGEHVAEHKESMIVQRLLHKYYPEIPQTERPVVEELTRKMLNGEEADLIHGHRAREKHVAEISKGFYEYLQSTSYVDVDGTIAFRMRDYLDTLKETLDYAVDEYLLSKQYEEFIGMLKYFVQFQEPRVPVIHLLHKGGTEFALLDEGLKPVEPLPGQGVSAHMADQELEMEDVVVSTLISLSPKRVVIHTLEPELLIISTIRQIFGERAELGKVLPPQNA, from the coding sequence ATGGAATTGTTCGTCATTACGTCGTCGGTGGAGTCGGAACAAGCCGCAGAGCGTTTTTGTCTCAGGTTTCGTGCATTAGGTAATTTAAATCAAACGAGATCCGTTTTCCAAATCACATTTAAGGTTGAGGCCGAGCGGGTGACGGTTATTTGTGAGGGGGATGAATCTGTCTCCTTGTCTGGACGAGCCTTACTGGCTTTAAAGGCCCGTGCAGCTGATGCCGTTGGTGAGCATGTGGCTGAGCATAAGGAATCCATGATTGTTCAAAGACTGCTTCATAAGTATTATCCTGAGATTCCTCAAACTGAGCGTCCTGTTGTTGAGGAGCTTACTCGAAAAATGCTCAATGGAGAGGAAGCAGATCTTATTCATGGGCATAGAGCACGTGAAAAACATGTGGCTGAAATCTCCAAGGGATTTTATGAATATTTGCAAAGCACCTCTTATGTGGATGTTGATGGAACCATTGCTTTTCGAATGAGGGATTATCTGGATACGTTGAAGGAAACCTTGGATTATGCGGTGGACGAATATTTGCTTAGCAAGCAGTATGAAGAGTTCATTGGAATGCTGAAATATTTTGTTCAGTTCCAGGAGCCTCGAGTCCCTGTTATTCACTTGCTTCATAAGGGAGGAACCGAATTTGCTCTTCTGGATGAAGGCCTAAAGCCGGTAGAGCCTCTTCCGGGTCAAGGGGTGTCGGCTCATATGGCGGATCAGGAGCTGGAGATGGAGGACGTTGTTGTCAGCACGCTTATCTCCCTCTCTCCGAAGCGAGTAGTAATTCATACGCTTGAGCCAGAGCTTCTTATCATTTCGACCATCCGGCAGATTTTCGGGGAGCGGGCAGAGCTGGGCAAGGTGTTGCCCCCTCAAAATGCTTGA